From Pagrus major chromosome 6, Pma_NU_1.0, one genomic window encodes:
- the LOC140998537 gene encoding SUZ RNA-binding domain-containing-like: MEDEEVAESWEEAADSGEIERRLEAKLKINQEAKKSSLGSGGSPVRTAIVIQDDSLPAAPPPQIRILKRPSNNGTAGNPASLSRPSQQMKSLAQREAEYAEARRRILGSASSDDTPQDNPCQDRPARTSAQQTSEPVRPNNNVIRQPTGPDGTSGFRLCR, from the exons GAAATCGAGAGAAGACTCGAGGCTAAGCTGAAAATAAACCAGGAGGCAAA GAAATCCAGCTTGGGTTCAGGTGGCTCGCCTGTTCGAACTGCTATTGTAATCCAGGATGACTCTCTGCCTGCAGCACCCCCGCCACAAATTCGAATTCTGAAACGTCCTTCAAACAACGGTACCGCAGGAAACCCTGCATCCTTGTCTCGTCCCTCTCAGCAGATGAAATCTTTGGCCCAGAGGGAGGCAGAGTATGCTGAAGCCCGAAGGAGGATTTTGGGTAGTGCTTCTTCAGATGATACGCCTCAGGACAATCCATGCCAGGACAG GCCAGCTCGTACGAGTGCGCAGCAAACATCAGAACCAGTTCGTCCAAACAATAATGTGATCCGCCAGCCCACCGGCCCAGATGGCACCTCAGGCTTCCGCCTTTGCAGATAA